The Phycisphaerae bacterium genomic interval GTGAGGTACTCAACGCTTGGTCGGGACGCGGTTTGTGCCCAGTGCAAGCAGACGTTCCGCCTGCTGGTCCCGGAGTATCACGGCGAGGACGAGATCCTGGCGTGGCTGGAGCGTGGACAGGAAAAACCCGCCAACGGCACCGTTGCCGGCCTTAAGATCGTCGATTCGAAGGCCGAGCCGCAGTCTACACCGCAAGCAATTCCCTCACCGTCATCAACGACTGCAGGCGGCCAGCGCCGCCTGCACCTCTACAAGGTGGACCCGACCCGGGCCTTCTTCTGGTTCCCAGCGGAGTTACTGCACCAACCCGGGATCCGGGCCTCGTTTCCCCAACGGTGCGTCAAGACCCTCTCCAAAGACGACCTTCACATCTACCTGGTGCACTGGTCGGCGACTCCCTCGCCGCTGGCGCCGACGGAACACCACGGCAAACCCAAACCCGTGGCCACGCTGGAACAATTTCCGGCCGTGCCCCCTGTCGAGTTGCTGGAGTTTCTGCCCAAGAGCTACGGCGATGAGCCATTCAGCCTGCCCATGCCCTACTACGCATCCACCGGAGTCGACCCGACCGGCATCGTCCGCACCAGTATCTCCGGCAACGGCGCCGAACAGCGGTGTTGGCTGAGCATCTCGAACCTCGAGGTCGCCCGGCGATTCTATGCCGCCGTCCAGGGCGATCATGACGAGGAATACCAGAAGTTACGCTTTCACAGCGACTTGCGACGAAAAGACCGCTGGGGGCGACTCTCGGGGCACCTGCAGACGTCCCTGCTGGAGTGGTACAGGCCCTTGTCCGACGAGCGATTCATCAAGTATCTGCCAGATGAAGAGACACCTAGGACAGCGAACGGATCATCGGGAATTATTATTACCGACAGACGCTTAGTTTTCCATAAGGATCGGATCTGGCGGGCCTATCCGCTGGAGGAACCACTGACGGTGCGGATGCAGGAGCAGGTGGACGGCGGGGCTTGGGTTGAGGTCTTCTCGGTCGCTCACGGTCGGGCGGTGACGCGGCTGAGCAGCAAGTCGTGGGCCAATCTCAAGCACTACCTGACCGGCCTGGAGGCGCGGGCGAAATTCTTCGGGTAGCGGCAGAAATTCGGCGGTTGGCGTCATTGACTTTTTGGGGGGCTGGGGGAAAAATTGGGGGAATTTCGCTGATTTTATATTGACTTTCGGCCCCCTCGTGATATTTTTGAGGGTCTGCGGACCCCTTTGTGCGCCGGGCACTTAGGAGGTCCCTAAAGCTGCTGTAGCTCAGCCGGTAGAGCGCGTCCTTGGTAAGGACGAGGTCATGGGTTCAAATCCCATCAGCAGCTTGGATTGTTTGTTCACGGACTGGCCCGTCACTTAATTGTGGCCGCTGGCTTATTGAACCGGATGAGCGTCTATAATATCGAACTAAGGTGCAATTGGTATTAGGGTAATCAGGACAGGAGGTTAGTCTCCATGGCAAAAGGGAAATTCGAGCGAACCAAACCGCACGTGAACGTCGGCACGATCGGGCACGTCGACCACGGCAAGACGACGTTGACCGCGGCGATCACCGACTATCTGGCGAGCAAGGGCTTGGCAGAGAAGAAAAGCTATGACGAAGTGGCGAAGGCGTCGGAAAAGGACGGCCGTCGCGACCCGACGAAAATTCTGACCATCGCCACCGCCCACGTGGAATATCAGACCCTGAACCGCCACTACGCCCACGTGGACTGCCCCGGACACGCGGACTACGTCAAGAACATGATCACCGGCGCCGCCCAGATGGACGGAGCGATCCTGGTGGTTTCGGCTGCGGACGGCCCGATGCCGCAGACCCGCGAGCACATCCTCCTGGCCCGCCAGGTGAACGTGCCGGCGATCGTGGTGTTCCTGAACAAGGTGGACCTGGTCGATGACCCCGAGCTGCTCGAGCTGGTCGAGCTGGAGGTCCGCGAGCTTCTGAGCAAGTACGACTTCCCGGGCGACGACACCCCGATCATCAAGGGCGCCGCCCTTCCGGCCCTCCAGGGCGACGCCGACGCCCAGGCCAAGATCCAGGAACTCCTGGACGCGGTCGACAGCTTCATTCCCGAGCCCAAGCGTCAGGAAGACCTGCCGTTCCTCATGCCGATCGAAGACGTGTTCAGCATCAAGGGCCGTGGAACGGTCGGCACCGGTCGTATCGAACGCGGCCAGGTCCGCACCGGCGATGAGGTGGAGATCGTCGGCCTCAACGCCGAGTCTCGGAAAGTAGTCGTGACGGGCGTCGAGATGTTCAACAAGACGCTGGACGAGGGCATGGCGGGCGACAACGTCGGCTGCCTGCTGCGTGGCGTGGAGCGTGAAGAGCTGGAGCGCGGCATGGTGCTGGCCCAGCCGAAGTCGATCACGCCGCACACCGGCTTCATGGCCGAGGTGTACGTGCTGACGAAAGAGGAAGGCGGCCGGCACAGCCCGTTCTTCCCGAAGTACCGTCCGCAGTTCTACTTCCGGACGACCGACGTCACGGGCGAGATCTCCGCGCTCAAGAGCCGCGACGGCAAGGACGCCGAGATGTGCATGCCCGGCGACAACATCCAGATGCAGGTGAAGATCCTCAAGCCGATCGCGATGGAAGAGGGCCTGCGGTTCGCCATTCGCGAAGGCGGCCGGACCGTCGGCTCGGGTGTTGTCACGAAGATCCTGGAGTAGTATAATAAGAGGTTTGGGCGATCCCGGGGCCCTTTTCGCGGCCCCGGGATCGATCTATTACATAGAACAGTGTTGGTTCGGCGGAGAGTCTGACGATGGCAAAGGGTCCGAAAGGCGAGTGGGTTTGGATGGAATGCACCAGTTGCGGTTCGCGGAACTACCGGACCCCGGTTTCGGCCAAGCCCGGCCAGGGCCAGGTGAAACTGGAACTGAGCAAGTACTGTCCGCGCGAGCGGAAGCACACGACGCACAAGATCCGCCGGAAGTAGGCTGATTGTAACGCCGGGCGTTCCCAGGCCTTGCGGCCTGACGAACGGCGAACCAGCGACCGAGACTGCGACACAGGGCAGTAGCTCAATTTGGTAGAGCACCGGTCTCCAAAACCGGCGGTTGGGGGTTCGAGTCCCTCCTGCCCTGTTGTGTCGTCGGGGACCACGGACCCGGCGGCTAGCGTAACCTCTTGCGAGAGAGCAGGTTAGAGATGGCAAACAAGACGAGCACGACCAATGCGGAACAGGCCCAGTGGTTCAGCGTGTACAAGCCGACGCAAGGCTACTGGACCCGGCTGTGCACCGCTTTGGGCAGTGCGGCCCTGGTCGCCTGGGGCGCCCACTGGCTGTTCCAGAAGATGGAGCCCTACGGCACCACTCCGACCGGACAGTACCTGCAGGTAGGGGTGACGTTGCTGTGGATCGTGGCCTGGGCCCTGGTGCTTTACTGGCTCATCGGCCGCAACGCCCGGACGGTGGACTTCTTTGTCGCCGTCGAGAGCGAAATGAAGAAGGTCAACTGGTCGTCGAAGCAAGAGGTGATCGGGGCGACCAAGGTGGTGATGCTGTTCGTGGTGCTGCTGAGCCTGATGCTGTTCGCGGTGGACATTCTGTTCATGCTGTTCTTCTCGGCGATCGGCGTCTTGCGGGCGGCCGGATCGGCGTTATTTTAAGAGGATCGGCGAGGCAAACGGCAATAGAACGGCCAAGACTGACCGAAACGGTCGGGGATGTTATGTCCAAACAGTGGTATGTATTGCGGGTGGCGTCCAACAAGGAAGATCAGGTCTGCGAGGCCTTGACCAAGAAGGTGCAGATCGAGAGCCTGGACGAGATCATCGGCCGGGTGCTCGTACCGACGGTCAAGGAAAAGCGGGTCAAGGGCGGCCAGGCGAAGGTGGTGGAACGCAAGCTGTATCCGGGCTACGTCTTCGTGGAAATGCAGACCAACGAGGACGGGACCATTCCGGAACACGCGTGGTTCATGATCAAGGAGACGATGGGCGTCGGCGACTTCATCGGGTCGGACAACAAGCCGGTGCCGATGGCGACCGGCGACGTCGAGAAGATGCTCACGGTGGTCGAGCGGGCCAAGGACGAGCCATCGATCGCCATCGACTTCCAGAAAGGCGATCAGATCAAGATCAAGGAAGGTCCGTTCGAGAACTTCGAAGGCAAGGTCGAAGAGGTCAACACGCAGCAGGGCCGGGTGAAAGTTATCGTGACGGTATTCGGTCGGGCGACCGAGCTCGAGCTCGAATACTGGCAGATCGAGAAGGCATAGGCAGGGACAGAATCAACCGAAGGGAACGATCATGGCAAAGGAAGTAACGGCGACGATCAAGGTTCAGGCCCCCGGCGGTCAGGCCACACCGGCCCCCCCTATCGGACCGGCCCTGGGCCAGCACGGCGTGAATATCGGGCAGTTCGTCAGTCAATTCAACGAACGGACCAAGCAGTACAACGGAATGACCATTCCGGCGGTCATCACGGTCTACAGCGACCGGAGTTTTGACTTCGTGGTCAAGAGCCCGCCCGCGGCCGCCCTGCTGAAAGAGGCGGCGAAGGTGGCCAAGGGTTCGGGCGTGCCGAACAAGGACAAGGTCGGCCAGGTCACGCGGGCCGACGTCCGGAAGATCGCCGAAACCAAGATGCAGGACCTCAACGCCTTCGACCTCGACCAGGCGATGCGCGTCGTCGAGGGCACGGCCAGAAGCATGGGAATCGACGTGGTGGACTAGACGGTCCGTCGAAGCCCGCTTGAAAACTCAGTGATCAACCCGCCTGACCACGGGCGGATGTGAAAATCAGTGGGAGCTTAATAATGAAGCGAGGAAAAAAGTATCAGAAGATGCAGGAGCTGCTGGCGGACAAGCCGCAGCCGATGGAGGTGCTTGAGGCCATCGGCATCCTCAAGCAGTTCGGTCTCACCAAGTTCGACCAGACGGTCGAGTGCGTGGTGAACCTGGGGATCGACCCGCGTCAGGCGGACCAGCAGGTTCGCGGAGCGCTGGCCATGCCCAAAGGGATCGGCAAGGCGCGGACGGTGATCGCGTTCTGCGACCCCGACTCGGTGGAGAAGGCCAAGGAGGCCGGGGCCGTCGAGGCCGGTGGCGAAGATCTGGTCAAGAAGATTCAGGACGGCTGGATGGACTTCGACGTCGCGCTGGCCACGCCGGCAATGATGCGTCTGGTCGGTCGTCTGGGCCGGGTGCTCGGCCCGCAGGGCAAGATGCCCTCGCCGAAGGGCGGTACGGTGACCGACGACATCATCACGGCGGTGTCGGAGTACCGTTCGGGCAAACTGGAGTACCGCAACGATGCCGGTGGAAACGTGCACATGGTGGTCGGCAAGCTCAGCTTTTCAGCGGAGGACCTGGCGGCCAACATCGAGGCGTTCCTGGCCCACATCCGTCGGGTCAAACCGTCGTCATCCCGCGGAACCTACATCAAGAAGGCGGTCATCACCGCGACCATGAGCCCGGGCATCCAGATCACGGCGGCCTGAGCGAGTACCAATCCCCAAGCAACAGGAAGGCAGGTTCGAGAGCATGAGCAAGCCATTAAAAGACCTGATTACGAAAGAACTGAAGTCCCGGCTTTCCAACGTGGAAAGCGCGATGGTGGTCAACCCGATCCTCCTGACCGGCGTCGAGAGCAACCGTTTCCGCGGGGCTCTGAAGGCCAAGAACATCGAGATGCATCTGGTGAAGAACTCGCTGGCCCAGCGGGCGCTGGCGGGCACGAAGCTGGAAGGCATCGGCGAGATCCTGACCGGCCCGTCCGCTGTGGTCTACGGCGGCGAGTCGATTGTGGACGTGGCCCGGGAGATCCACGACTGGACCAAGAAGCTGACCAAGCTGGAGGTCTGCGGCGCCATCGTCGATGGCGAGGTGGTCGACGCGGAAGGCGCCAAGCAGTTGGCCAAGATGCCCAGCCGGGTCGAGCTGCAAGGCCAGATCGTGCAGTTGGCCCAGTCGCCCGGAGCGCGGGTTGCCTCGGCGATCGGAGCGCCGGCCGGACGGATCGCCGGATGCATCAAGTCGCTGGTGGAGAAGCTGGAAACCCCAAGCGGGGCTGCCGCTTGATTTTAATAACTGTCGCCTTATTCGGCCGGACCTACGATTGGTTTCTACGCACTTCCACTCGGCAGGCCAACCGGATCGGAGAAGGCGGCGAATTCGGTTTTTAGTTGACTTTTAGAAGGAAGGTTGATAAGCAATGACAGAACGCGAATGGTCATCGGACATTAAGGACATTGGTGATAAGATTGTTGCTCTGACGCTGATGCAGGCCAAGGAGCTCGGCGACTATCTGAAGGAAGTGCACGGGATCGAGCCGGCCGCCGGTGCGGTGGCCGTGGCGGCGATGCCGGGCGCGGGCGCCGGCGGGGAGGCGGCGGCAGCCGAGGAGAAGACCTCTTTCGACGTGATTCTGACCTCTGCGGGCGACAAGAAGATCCAGGTGATCAAGGTGGTCCGCCAGGCGACGAATCTGGGCCTGAAGGAGGCGAAGGATCTGGTTGACGGCGCACCCAAGCCGGTCAAGGAAGGCCTGAGCAAGGACGAGGCCGAGCAGTTGAAGAAG includes:
- the rplK gene encoding 50S ribosomal protein L11 — translated: MAKEVTATIKVQAPGGQATPAPPIGPALGQHGVNIGQFVSQFNERTKQYNGMTIPAVITVYSDRSFDFVVKSPPAAALLKEAAKVAKGSGVPNKDKVGQVTRADVRKIAETKMQDLNAFDLDQAMRVVEGTARSMGIDVVD
- the rpmG gene encoding 50S ribosomal protein L33 — its product is MAKGPKGEWVWMECTSCGSRNYRTPVSAKPGQGQVKLELSKYCPRERKHTTHKIRRK
- the nusG gene encoding transcription termination/antitermination factor NusG, which gives rise to MSKQWYVLRVASNKEDQVCEALTKKVQIESLDEIIGRVLVPTVKEKRVKGGQAKVVERKLYPGYVFVEMQTNEDGTIPEHAWFMIKETMGVGDFIGSDNKPVPMATGDVEKMLTVVERAKDEPSIAIDFQKGDQIKIKEGPFENFEGKVEEVNTQQGRVKVIVTVFGRATELELEYWQIEKA
- a CDS encoding 50S ribosomal protein L10, producing MSKPLKDLITKELKSRLSNVESAMVVNPILLTGVESNRFRGALKAKNIEMHLVKNSLAQRALAGTKLEGIGEILTGPSAVVYGGESIVDVAREIHDWTKKLTKLEVCGAIVDGEVVDAEGAKQLAKMPSRVELQGQIVQLAQSPGARVASAIGAPAGRIAGCIKSLVEKLETPSGAAA
- the tuf gene encoding elongation factor Tu — protein: MAKGKFERTKPHVNVGTIGHVDHGKTTLTAAITDYLASKGLAEKKSYDEVAKASEKDGRRDPTKILTIATAHVEYQTLNRHYAHVDCPGHADYVKNMITGAAQMDGAILVVSAADGPMPQTREHILLARQVNVPAIVVFLNKVDLVDDPELLELVELEVRELLSKYDFPGDDTPIIKGAALPALQGDADAQAKIQELLDAVDSFIPEPKRQEDLPFLMPIEDVFSIKGRGTVGTGRIERGQVRTGDEVEIVGLNAESRKVVVTGVEMFNKTLDEGMAGDNVGCLLRGVEREELERGMVLAQPKSITPHTGFMAEVYVLTKEEGGRHSPFFPKYRPQFYFRTTDVTGEISALKSRDGKDAEMCMPGDNIQMQVKILKPIAMEEGLRFAIREGGRTVGSGVVTKILE
- the rplL gene encoding 50S ribosomal protein L7/L12, whose product is MTEREWSSDIKDIGDKIVALTLMQAKELGDYLKEVHGIEPAAGAVAVAAMPGAGAGGEAAAAEEKTSFDVILTSAGDKKIQVIKVVRQATNLGLKEAKDLVDGAPKPVKEGLSKDEAEQLKKELEEAGATVELK
- the secE gene encoding preprotein translocase subunit SecE codes for the protein MANKTSTTNAEQAQWFSVYKPTQGYWTRLCTALGSAALVAWGAHWLFQKMEPYGTTPTGQYLQVGVTLLWIVAWALVLYWLIGRNARTVDFFVAVESEMKKVNWSSKQEVIGATKVVMLFVVLLSLMLFAVDILFMLFFSAIGVLRAAGSALF
- a CDS encoding 50S ribosomal protein L1; its protein translation is MMKRGKKYQKMQELLADKPQPMEVLEAIGILKQFGLTKFDQTVECVVNLGIDPRQADQQVRGALAMPKGIGKARTVIAFCDPDSVEKAKEAGAVEAGGEDLVKKIQDGWMDFDVALATPAMMRLVGRLGRVLGPQGKMPSPKGGTVTDDIITAVSEYRSGKLEYRNDAGGNVHMVVGKLSFSAEDLAANIEAFLAHIRRVKPSSSRGTYIKKAVITATMSPGIQITAA